Part of the Lotus japonicus ecotype B-129 chromosome 6, LjGifu_v1.2 genome, AGCGAAATAATAATCATATGTAAGCAATATATACCAAGAATGTAGTTGGACATGAAGGTGGACGTCATCTTCTTGTGGTCTTGAGAAGTCATCGCATTTAAGCACGTATGCGAACCCCCCCATTTGGATATGATCCATTTACCAATTTTCTTGGATAGATGTGCCCTTATCCTCCACGGGCAGCCATCTACGGATTTCTGACACTTTGCAGTAAAGTACTCTGGCTTGGATTCACTCATCTTATAAGTTTGATTTAGTCTAAAACAATAGTGTAACAAGGCATCCTGTACAGCACGCTTGTTTTCAAAAATCAACCCTTTACATAAGTCATCACCTAGCTTCCATGATCCATTCACATCCGTTTCAGAATAAAAATCAGTTTCTTCATCTGGGTGATCCCAGTTAATATATGTATAATGCGAAGAAGCACTCCAGAATGGGGCCGTGTTTGGGTGGCCTATAAAATTATAGAAATATATCAAGTaccatatatttataaaaaaaacgctTGATGAGATATGTTGATTGTACATACCTTGAGTTTCAACATTGACATTCACTGGTGCCGCAGGTTGATCAGCAGGATGAGGTGCCATCCGAGGCTGAGGATTAGCGTGTCGGTCTCCCTCATCGTCTGTGTCAGACTCGTCACCTCCTTcttgcattctttcatcttcattGTGGTCATCGTCTGAAGGAATGACTTCACCGTCCACATTATCATTGTCAAGGCGGTAGTCATAATCATCGCCCAAATTAACTGCGACATCCGAAGGAACGACGATATTGGTCTCTTCAATACTCATAACGCTAAAAGGCACAGTATATGGTTCTGCAAGAAGCTCCTCATCAACAACATGTCTACCACCGTCTTCAGTGGGTCTCGGTTGAGTAGACGACAGATACGTCGGCACTGACATTGATGAACTTCCAGCTTCAGTAACTTCAACATACAGCTCCAGCTGAACCATATATGACTGCTGACTAAATGCATCCATCATGACTTGAACATCAACATTATCAACTATCTCAAAATGCGTAAAAAAAATGGGATTCGGTGTCGTCATAAATCTAGAGCTGACTCTAGAAATCATCTGGTTCCTTTGCAGCTTCAACCTTTCGTGGATTTTCTTCTTCAAACGGTCGAAGGTAATGTTTCGCTTCAGATGCATGGACCTTCTCCGACCTTCGAATATGGCACCTTGGTCGCCATGGACAACCCTGCCATCGTAATACACAAAAGTAATAACTTGATCCATTGCAAAGGTTTTTTTCGTTACAGAAACGTTCTGAAATGCAGGAGATTGAAGTTTTGAAAATATTGAAGTGTATTTTTCGTAGAAGAAAGTTATGAGGCTCAGGAGTTAACTTATAGTGTTTTGAATTCGCAAAAATAATTGAGAATCCAGTCAATCTCGCTTATTTTGTCATTTTGTATATCCTGGATTCGCAAAAAAAATTGAGCATTCAATCTTAGCCATTCCTTTCCCTCCATGTCAGTACTGCCACCTGAAAAGCACCTGAAAAGCACTTGAATTCGCAGGTAAAGTCGCGACACCAATAACGTGCAACCTGCCACCCTGCCACCCTGCCACCATCATTGACCATCATTCCAACTACATGGAAAACGCAAGAAAACTTGCGAATCCAATAACGTGCAACCTGCCACCCTGACATGGAAAACGCAAGAAAACTTGCGAATCCCACCATCATAAAGCAATGATTTCCCCAATCACCCTGCACCTCCCAACGCAGTCAGACCTTTTTCAGAATAATAGATGGAAACGCAACAAAACTCGCGAATCCCACTAAAAGTACCCCATCTtgctaaataaattttttcgtgcccctttttgctaattaaaaaacttttttgcattatttagaaaaaaaattcctactCACGTCTATTTAAATCCTCACTCACATCCTCACATCCTCTCTTCTCACTCCTTACCAGGGACGGACGTAGGTTGAAGGACAGTGGGGCAAATGCCCCCATGAAATTTGTGAGCAATACATTAACATATACTCTGGTATTATAAGTTGCCCCCACCAAAATTGCTAATGCCCCCATACTTCTAGAGATACTATAACTACTTGTTATATACATTGGataattcttttcttttcttaatttGTAACAGGCAAACGGctaaataaaatagcttctatAAATCACTTGGTTTCCATTTTTCATTACTCTTTTATTTAGCTACAATTAAATTAATCATATTATCAGATTTTTTGTCACTTTGCTTTTCATTTTTGTGCAcattcaaaataaaaagatataCATGACATAAATATGTAATTTTACTTGATTCATATAAAAAGAAGGCAGTTGATGCACAAAACTTCTGCATGCGTGGGTGCACTAAGGGTTTGATCACCTGAAATTTTTACACAAGATGGTGTTTTTAGGACTTGGACCTATGACAATCACGTGTTCTAGTCTAAATAACCTCTTGtgtgataaaataaaaattggttttcaaaaaggaatttgtttgcaaaaatcttacttggttaaaaaataaatgaagccTCAAATATTTGACAAAccctaataaaaaaatgttggtAAAGTTTTTAAGTAATATTGCCCCCACAACCAAACAttcctggatccgtcactgctcCTTACCTCTttactccaccaccaccgccatcaTCGCCGtcgctaccaccaccaccgccgccgccaggccaccaccaccactgctacCACAACCTCCATCTTCTCCTCTCTCATCTTTCCTCCATCAATGTCGTCGTCGTTGTTAccattgtttttaatttttttttcctgcaaTTAAACGCACTTTAGAGGTGGGTGACTCGCTTTACGCACATTTAAAGTGCGAAGATAACATACTTTTAACGTGCGTTTAACTGCAAGTTTCAACAAAACTGATAtcagatgatttttaaaaattattagatCACCACAGTAAATCAAAATAGAATATTTTGAGATTTATGgtggaataaaaaaattgaaattcaaaataaaataccagaTGAAGGAATTTGGGTAAATTTCACACAGCTTAGGAATGTAGGTGCCAAGGGACCAATTACGttttattttcttcaactttgcaATTGGCCGACTTCACATTCGAGACAAAAAATTGTCAAATTTTCCAAACCGCACTACTCCTAACTGTGAACCGACTCCTAGAAGGTGTTGGAATTTGGAGAATCTGACTTCATATTTGAGCTCAGAATGGTTCTATTACCTTTGACTAAGAAGTCTCAGTCTCAATTCCTTCCATAAattaaacagaaaaaaaaagaaaaaaaaatgtgcgTTCcgctcgcactttgaaagtgcgtggGTAATGCAATAAcccactttgaaagtgcgagcAAAAAAATTTATAAGAGGTCTTTTTGGATTTTACGAATTTAACAGGGTACGAATAGATGTTAGGGAGTCCGAATAACATTTCCCCTGAAAATGTTCCTAGAAAATGACTGCAAacttttttgttatttattttgctataaattccaaaaaaaaacattaaaacgCTATTATGGTAAGAGTTGTGAAATATATAGTTCGGGGAAGCGAAGGTTCAGGGATCAATCCTTACGGggtacaatttatcttttcgatataaaaaaaaaagttcatatCATGCGTAATATTATGAgtgaattattttatattaaaagttCTTTCTCATTTTATGGTGATTTTGGGCGAGAAATTAGTCTAATAAATTTGATGACTGTGGAaataccttggtcaagacaaaTAAATTGTTTTCTATTGTAGGTAATGTGGAAAATAGGTTTATGCCTATGTTACCAAAATATTAACTGAAATGCTTCATGGCCCGAATAGAGCTCGATGAAAACAAAGAATGTATCTAAGCTGCATATTCGGTTTACTTTTGTTCTCTGTCATTATTATTATCGCTAATCCACTTTCCATTTTTTTCACCATAGTCTTTTTGGTCTTGCCCAAGGTACCTCCTTGCTCGAATTGTTTTTTTCCCtgattaaaaattatttattttatgttcTCTCAAAAAGAGATTATATTTAGTCCCCCGTAAGATagcttaagttttttttatagacaaatgttagttgttagaaatgttagttaattaattcatcatcctcatccgGATTCGAACCtaggacccttcacccttcatcccaccaaacccttatgtctctagctcttaccacttgagctatccttcggggacatgataactcaagtggtaggagctaggggacatataaattgggtaggggaggtccaAGGATCGATTATGGCGGGTGCAATAAttttttcgatgtaaaaaaaaaagagattactaatttatattttagagattttaagaaaataataacTTGGTTTACTAAAATCACTCATTTTTATATTATCTCTCATCTCATCTGTTGTAATATATTTTTCTAATTAATAAGCTAATTAAAgcatcttttcaaaataatttgtttccaacattttaaaatataatgatttttcaaaaaattgaaactaaaatctcagaaattttgaaaaatgattttttaaaacaaataagTGATGATTTAGTAAAAAATCCGAATCAAACGCACCCTAAATAACTTAAAAGAGTGAGACTTTacataaagaaaagaaaaaactaaatattaaaatatttctttatttttaaattctaaGTTCTATCTTTGTAGTTCAAAATTAAACAATACTCGACCCCTTCTTTTGAATAGAAATTCAAATTTtcatccctttttttttttacggtaAATTTTCATCCCTATTGTATAAATTTGTTGAATTTCATTTATCATCAAGtaacataaattaaatttaaaaggtTAAACCTGATATACaatcataatttaaaattaaatgattGTCCCAAATTATTaaagtttaaatttaaatttaattcctTATCTATTTTTAATTCAACTTCAAAttcatatattatttattatatttaactTTTCATCCTTATATATTTTTCCCaaatttatttgtaatttaaatCATATTCAAGTTCAAAAGTTAAATCTGATATGCGATCATATTTTCAAATGAAATGATTTTAAAAGGAATCTGAGCAATTAAATGAGGTATGGCAATAATATTATCTAATATTTGCATATAAAAGAttgcttattttttaaaatattttttggcATTTGATATGTTGTTAGTGTTGGTTAGTGAGCCATCTGTAAGGCGAAAGATCTAATTAGTGCTTGGTTTTCTTTTTGATTGGGTAATAGAGCGACTTCCTTTTGATTTT contains:
- the LOC130724698 gene encoding uncharacterized protein LOC130724698; its protein translation is MDQVITFVYYDGRVVHGDQGAIFEGRRRSMHLKRNITFDRLKKKIHERLKLQRNQMISRVSSRFMTTPNPIFFTHFEIVDNVDVQVMMDAFSQQSYMVQLELYVEVTEAGSSSMSVPTYLSSTQPRPTEDGGRHVVDEELLAEPYTVPFSVMSIEETNIVVPSDVAVNLGDDYDYRLDNDNVDGEVIPSDDDHNEDERMQEGGDESDTDDEGDRHANPQPRMAPHPADQPAAPVNVNVETQGHPNTAPFWSASSHYTYINWDHPDEETDFYSETDVNGSWKLGDDLCKGLIFENKRAVQDALLHYCFRLNQTYKMSESKPEYFTAKCQKSVDGCPWRIRAHLSKKIGKWIISKWGGSHTCLNAMTSQDHKKMTSTFMSNYILGMVSAQPTIPISLIQERISGQLNYMVSYFKAWKAKQKALARVFGDWEESYDLLPRWLEYMLRFSPGSHYEFVTTDYKDQYGNVVPDFKKFGRVFWTYKQCCDAFNYCKPMIQIDGTFLYGKYSGTLLIATTQDGNSNVLPLAFAIVEGETLGAWTWFLRLMRVHVTKKQGICLISDRHASILSAVGNPSNGWQPPNAYHVYCIRHVASNFNNRFHNTEQKNELINMAYEPCPYLFEQRLAAFRGHNTAVRQWINDISNEKWSRACEINFIGPLYWFFRIRVPPSV